In one window of bacterium DNA:
- the rpmF gene encoding 50S ribosomal protein L32, translating into MANPKRRFSNSRTAKRHSQWKLPSPSISLCPQCKHPKLPHRVCTNCGFYNNSLVLSMAKKEFRKERKEKKRREIEGTKEEEEKKG; encoded by the coding sequence ATGGCTAATCCAAAGCGTAGATTCTCTAACTCAAGGACAGCAAAGAGGCATTCCCAATGGAAGCTTCCTTCTCCTTCTATTTCCCTTTGCCCACAATGTAAGCACCCAAAGCTTCCCCATAGGGTATGCACAAATTGCGGGTTTTACAACAATTCCCTAGTCCTTTCAATGGCAAAGAAGGAATTTAGAAAGGAGAGAAAGGAGAAGAAAAGAAGGGAAATTGAAGGAACTAAAGAAGAGGAAGAGAAGAAAGGGTAA